In the genome of Candidatus Saccharibacteria bacterium oral taxon 488, one region contains:
- the rpoD gene encoding RNA polymerase sigma factor RpoD, with product MNNDQQYTPTNDDPLEPDLTAVHDDEEIEDLEALSAGQYLDDISDDSVRLYLREIGKIPLLSSDEEMELARRIIEGDKKAKDKMAEANMRLVVSIAKRYSGRGLDFLDLIQEGNTGLLRAVEKFDPDKGFKFSTYATWWIRQAITRAIADQARTIRIPVHMIETINKLVRTQRRLTQELNREPTMEELSKEMDMEPEKIEYINKIRQETSSLDAGIGRDGDEEDSVLGDFIEDEDTISPEESATNQLLKEKVAEVLSSLSDREQKIVRMRFGLDNGGKSHTLEEVGQQFAVTRERIRQIEAKALAKLRKHKDAKKLYEYLS from the coding sequence GTGAACAACGACCAGCAATACACCCCGACCAATGACGATCCACTCGAGCCAGATCTGACGGCGGTACATGATGACGAGGAGATAGAAGATCTCGAGGCGTTGAGCGCTGGCCAGTATCTGGATGACATTTCGGACGATTCGGTGCGGTTGTATCTGCGTGAGATTGGTAAAATCCCGCTGTTAAGCTCGGACGAGGAAATGGAGCTGGCGCGGCGGATCATTGAGGGCGACAAGAAGGCCAAGGACAAGATGGCCGAGGCGAACATGCGTTTGGTGGTGTCAATCGCCAAGCGGTATTCGGGCCGTGGGTTGGATTTTCTGGACTTGATCCAGGAAGGTAATACTGGCTTGCTGCGCGCCGTGGAGAAGTTTGATCCGGACAAGGGCTTTAAGTTTTCGACCTACGCGACGTGGTGGATTCGCCAGGCGATTACCCGGGCGATCGCTGATCAGGCGCGGACGATTCGCATCCCCGTGCACATGATCGAGACGATTAACAAGCTGGTGCGGACGCAGCGACGGCTTACTCAGGAGCTAAACCGCGAGCCAACAATGGAAGAGCTGTCCAAGGAAATGGACATGGAGCCGGAAAAGATTGAGTACATCAATAAAATTCGGCAAGAGACGTCGAGTTTGGATGCTGGCATCGGGCGTGATGGTGACGAGGAAGATTCGGTGCTGGGTGATTTCATCGAGGATGAAGATACAATTTCGCCAGAAGAATCAGCGACCAATCAATTGCTGAAGGAAAAGGTCGCCGAGGTGCTGTCGAGCCTGTCTGATCGCGAGCAAAAAATTGTGCGCATGCGGTTCGGGCTGGACAATGGCGGCAAAAGCCATACGCTCGAGGAGGTCGGCCAGCAATTTGCTGTGACGCGCGAACGTATCCGCCAGATCGAGGCGAAGGCTTTGGCGAAGCTGAGGAAGCACAAAGACGCTAAAAAGTTATATGAGTATTTGAGCTAA
- the dnaG gene encoding DNA primase, producing the protein MNDAKEEVRARLNIEDVIGEYVQLKRAGRNLKGLSPFTDERTPSFMVSPEKQIWHDFSSGKGGDIFTFVMLVEGMDFCQALEHLARKAGVDLSLFSRGDGRTAKRRVRAREALKLAANFYQQNLVKNPAALEYAVKKRRLNRQTIGDFIIGYAPDQGDVLTKALEKRGFSRRELADAGLVNRFGGDLFRGRMMMALSDSSGEVVGFTGRIIRDDPRAPKYLNTPQTLLFDKSRHIFGLYQAKEAIRKSDAAVIVEGNLDVVSSHQAGVKNVVATAGTAMTLQHLKALSRLAGRIRLAFDGDRAGVSATERAINLAQEISVELEVVSLPDDVKDPDELIQKDVALWQAAVERAQPAVDWVIARHAEMEDLATAEGKRRFSTTALRIVRSLKDPVEQEHYLSVISKETGASLAALRAKLGAERLAPPAQLKKPKIEKATPSKPRDELADIIVGLALSQPSTRRWVGALEAASLDEPARAVVTALQAEPLLDREKLPRPLQKFEQYVKIVQLKSERRYMDWEPEALDSEMARLVKQLIRKHRNTKKQQLLEDLREAEELSDEARARILRQQLNALIKENA; encoded by the coding sequence ATGAATGATGCCAAGGAAGAAGTGCGGGCGCGGCTGAATATTGAGGATGTGATCGGTGAATATGTTCAGCTGAAGCGGGCGGGTCGTAATCTGAAGGGGCTTAGCCCGTTTACTGATGAGCGGACGCCAAGTTTTATGGTGAGTCCGGAAAAACAGATTTGGCATGATTTTTCTTCGGGCAAGGGCGGTGACATTTTTACGTTCGTGATGCTGGTGGAGGGGATGGATTTTTGCCAGGCGTTGGAGCATTTGGCGCGCAAGGCGGGCGTGGATTTGAGTTTGTTTTCCCGCGGTGATGGACGGACGGCCAAGCGGCGAGTGCGGGCGCGGGAAGCGCTGAAATTGGCGGCAAATTTTTATCAGCAAAATTTGGTGAAAAATCCGGCAGCGCTAGAATATGCGGTGAAAAAACGGCGGCTGAATCGGCAGACGATCGGTGATTTTATAATCGGTTATGCGCCGGATCAGGGCGATGTGCTGACGAAGGCGCTGGAGAAGCGGGGATTTTCGCGCCGGGAACTGGCTGACGCGGGGCTGGTTAATCGGTTCGGCGGCGACTTGTTTCGGGGGCGGATGATGATGGCTTTGAGCGATAGCAGCGGCGAGGTGGTCGGCTTTACGGGGCGGATTATTCGTGATGATCCGCGCGCACCAAAGTATCTGAATACGCCGCAGACGCTGCTGTTTGATAAATCGCGCCATATTTTTGGGCTGTATCAGGCGAAAGAGGCGATTCGTAAGAGTGATGCGGCGGTGATTGTCGAGGGGAATTTGGATGTGGTTAGTAGCCACCAAGCCGGCGTCAAAAACGTAGTGGCGACGGCGGGGACAGCGATGACACTGCAACATCTGAAGGCGCTGAGCCGGTTGGCGGGGCGGATTCGTTTGGCGTTTGATGGCGACCGGGCGGGCGTGAGCGCAACGGAGCGGGCGATCAATTTGGCGCAGGAAATTAGTGTGGAATTAGAGGTGGTGAGCCTGCCGGATGACGTAAAAGATCCAGACGAATTGATCCAAAAAGACGTAGCGTTATGGCAAGCGGCGGTTGAGCGGGCGCAGCCAGCCGTCGATTGGGTGATCGCTCGGCACGCCGAAATGGAAGATTTGGCGACGGCTGAGGGCAAGCGGCGATTTTCGACAACTGCGCTAAGAATCGTGCGCAGCCTAAAAGATCCGGTGGAGCAGGAGCATTATTTATCGGTGATTTCTAAAGAAACTGGTGCTAGTCTCGCGGCCTTGCGGGCAAAGCTTGGTGCTGAGAGACTGGCGCCGCCTGCTCAGCTCAAAAAACCAAAGATTGAAAAGGCGACTCCGAGTAAACCTCGTGACGAATTAGCGGACATCATCGTCGGTCTGGCGCTTAGTCAACCATCAACGCGGCGCTGGGTTGGGGCGCTTGAGGCGGCAAGCTTGGACGAGCCAGCTCGAGCAGTGGTGACGGCGCTGCAAGCTGAGCCGCTACTTGATCGAGAAAAATTGCCACGCCCCTTGCAAAAATTTGAGCAGTATGTGAAAATAGTACAGTTAAAAAGCGAACGCCGCTACATGGACTGGGAACCAGAAGCTCTGGACAGTGAAATGGCGCGTTTGGTAAAGCAATTGATACGTAAACACCGTAACACAAAAAAACAACAACTATTAGAAGATTTGCGTGAGGCTGAGGAGCTCAGCGATGAGGCGCGGGCGCGCATCTTGCGGCAGCAGCTGAACGCACTGATTAAGGAGAATGCGTGA
- a CDS encoding AAA family ATPase, with the protein MSISEYSCKIIALVGLAGSGKSSAVEYFTKKGIPKIYFGGIIYKAMEEAGIEPTWDNQQKFREEIRRREGKDFVVKRVVKSAHDLIDAGQKLIVLDGLYTWSEYKILKHEFPGQMSVIAVVTPKHLRYQRMAKRPERPMQPREVDQRDWSEIENLEKGGPIAIADYFVTNDRGLDELYAQLEAVTHHEHFCKAPEQC; encoded by the coding sequence ATGAGTATAAGCGAGTATAGCTGCAAAATCATCGCCCTGGTCGGTCTGGCCGGCAGCGGCAAAAGTTCGGCGGTCGAATATTTCACCAAAAAGGGCATTCCAAAAATTTACTTTGGTGGCATCATCTACAAAGCCATGGAAGAGGCCGGCATTGAACCAACGTGGGATAATCAACAAAAATTCCGCGAGGAAATTCGCCGACGCGAAGGCAAAGATTTCGTCGTCAAGCGCGTCGTCAAATCCGCACATGACTTGATTGACGCTGGTCAAAAACTCATCGTCCTGGACGGTTTGTACACCTGGAGTGAATATAAAATCCTCAAGCACGAATTCCCTGGTCAGATGTCCGTCATCGCCGTTGTCACACCAAAACACCTGCGCTATCAACGCATGGCCAAACGCCCCGAGCGGCCGATGCAGCCACGCGAAGTTGACCAACGTGATTGGTCGGAAATTGAAAATTTGGAAAAAGGCGGGCCAATCGCCATTGCCGACTATTTCGTGACAAACGACCGCGGACTGGACGAGCTATACGCGCAGCTGGAGGCCGTCACTCACCACGAGCATTTTTGCAAGGCACCTGAACAGTGCTAA
- the mutM gene encoding bifunctional DNA-formamidopyrimidine glycosylase/DNA-(apurinic or apyrimidinic site) lyase yields the protein MPELPEVETVRRGLAELLPGRVVARAAVFDSPKSFPNAPADVEQFLCGARVTAVRRRAKVLMIDLDTQYSLVIHLKMTGQLVFRQSSRYSARVSSNKSRGPRNLARNFYADTAREIDDFAGGHPNDSLIGELPDRSTRVQIDFVDGSRLFFNDQRKFGWVKLLPTDEVKNLPFMQKVGPEPLDPQTRAEDFIQRIRRRQNSMIKPAFLDQAVIAGVGNIYADEALWAAQIHPQTQVKNISDQQLNTLFTELRQILQLSIDQGGSTDRNYVDAEGRKGNYLTFAHVFRREGQACHRHPDQEIIKLKVGGRGTHICPVCQKPPIFDK from the coding sequence ATGCCAGAACTTCCCGAAGTCGAGACAGTTCGCCGCGGGTTGGCAGAGTTACTGCCCGGCCGAGTGGTGGCGCGAGCGGCAGTGTTTGATTCACCAAAAAGTTTCCCGAATGCGCCGGCTGATGTTGAACAATTTTTATGTGGCGCGCGCGTGACGGCGGTGCGGCGGCGAGCAAAGGTACTGATGATTGATCTGGATACGCAGTATTCGTTGGTGATACACCTGAAGATGACGGGGCAGTTGGTGTTTCGCCAAAGCTCTCGCTATAGTGCTCGGGTGTCTTCAAATAAATCTCGGGGCCCACGTAACCTTGCCCGCAATTTTTATGCGGATACCGCTCGCGAGATCGACGACTTCGCTGGCGGGCATCCGAACGACAGTTTGATTGGTGAGCTGCCAGATCGGTCGACGCGGGTGCAGATTGATTTTGTGGACGGGTCGCGGCTGTTCTTTAACGATCAGCGCAAATTTGGCTGGGTGAAGTTGTTGCCGACTGATGAGGTGAAGAACTTGCCGTTCATGCAAAAAGTTGGGCCGGAGCCACTTGATCCTCAGACGCGGGCTGAGGATTTCATCCAGCGGATTCGCCGCCGCCAGAATTCGATGATTAAGCCAGCGTTTCTTGACCAGGCGGTGATCGCTGGGGTTGGTAATATTTATGCTGACGAGGCACTGTGGGCGGCGCAGATTCATCCACAGACGCAGGTAAAAAACATCAGCGATCAGCAGCTGAATACATTATTTACCGAGCTGCGGCAAATTTTGCAGCTCAGCATCGATCAAGGCGGTTCAACCGACAGAAATTACGTCGATGCCGAGGGTCGAAAAGGGAATTACCTGACATTTGCTCATGTGTTTCGCCGCGAAGGTCAAGCCTGCCATCGCCATCCCGACCAAGAAATTATCAAGCTAAAAGTTGGCGGCCGCGGCACGCATATTTGTCCGGTGTGTCAGAAGCCACCGATATTTGACAAATAG
- the argS gene encoding arginine--tRNA ligase, whose protein sequence is MEQIISQAVKQLFDQDVSVQLTRPDPKFGDFATNAALQLAKPLGKNPREIAEAIAEELRGREEFSDVSVAGPGFINVTLSDQAVLESLKVRPATNRSGKTVVIETNCPNPFKAMHIGHALNAILADTMANLLAVDGASVHRVSYHGDVGTHVGKSMWAILREIDGDVSKLDAIPADKRNEFMSRMYVEGARAAKESPEARAEIDELAKQSFVLDDPLYKQVYEICKAWSFDEIDANVARLGNIPIERRYVESETEVPGKALIKEKTPEVFTKSDGAYIFKGSQYGAFDNVFIGSHGNGLYGAHDMGLIQLKRQDYPNLDLSITVNGEEQAAYFRGVIAASELAIPELKGKLFNYATGLVKLTTGKMSSRTGEVITIDWLFNEFKKAIKQAGGEPTDEVVAGALRYQFLKVKIGSDVVFDINDAVSLTGNTGSYLQYAHARARGILAKSEQAVAFPTELFDEDWLLVRKLSEYAEAVNRATESLEPHHICTYLFELAQEFNRYYEKNRVVGSDKEAHRVGLVAVYADILKAGLTILGIVAPDKL, encoded by the coding sequence ATGGAACAGATTATTTCTCAGGCGGTGAAGCAACTTTTTGATCAAGATGTATCGGTGCAATTGACGCGCCCTGACCCGAAGTTTGGCGACTTTGCGACTAATGCGGCGCTGCAGCTGGCGAAACCCTTGGGTAAGAATCCGCGCGAGATTGCCGAGGCGATTGCTGAGGAGCTGCGTGGTCGTGAGGAATTTAGTGATGTCAGTGTGGCTGGGCCGGGCTTTATCAATGTGACGTTAAGTGACCAAGCGGTGCTTGAGTCACTGAAAGTGCGGCCGGCGACCAATCGTTCAGGAAAGACAGTGGTCATTGAGACCAATTGTCCAAATCCATTTAAGGCCATGCATATTGGCCACGCGTTGAATGCGATTTTGGCGGACACCATGGCGAATTTGCTGGCGGTAGATGGTGCGTCAGTACACCGAGTGAGTTACCATGGCGATGTCGGCACGCATGTCGGCAAGAGCATGTGGGCGATTCTTCGCGAAATTGACGGCGATGTCAGCAAGCTAGACGCTATTCCGGCTGATAAGCGCAACGAATTTATGAGCCGTATGTACGTTGAGGGAGCGCGGGCAGCCAAAGAGTCACCAGAGGCACGGGCGGAAATTGATGAGTTAGCCAAGCAATCGTTTGTGCTGGACGATCCGCTGTATAAGCAGGTGTATGAGATTTGTAAGGCCTGGAGTTTTGATGAAATTGACGCCAATGTGGCGCGGCTCGGCAATATTCCAATTGAGCGGCGCTACGTCGAGAGCGAGACTGAAGTGCCGGGCAAGGCCTTGATCAAAGAAAAAACCCCAGAAGTCTTTACTAAATCAGATGGTGCGTACATCTTCAAAGGTAGCCAATACGGTGCGTTTGATAATGTGTTCATCGGTTCGCACGGCAATGGGTTATACGGCGCGCACGACATGGGGCTAATTCAGCTGAAGCGCCAAGATTATCCAAACCTAGACCTATCGATTACGGTCAACGGCGAAGAGCAGGCGGCGTATTTCCGCGGGGTGATTGCCGCCAGCGAATTGGCGATTCCAGAGCTGAAAGGTAAATTGTTTAATTATGCGACTGGCCTAGTCAAATTAACCACCGGCAAGATGAGTTCGCGCACCGGCGAGGTGATTACTATCGATTGGTTGTTCAACGAATTCAAAAAAGCCATCAAGCAAGCTGGCGGCGAGCCGACCGACGAAGTGGTGGCGGGCGCACTGCGCTATCAATTTTTGAAAGTGAAAATCGGTAGCGACGTAGTGTTTGACATTAATGACGCGGTCAGTTTGACGGGTAACACTGGTAGCTACTTACAATACGCGCACGCTCGGGCGCGGGGTATTTTGGCAAAATCTGAGCAAGCAGTTGCTTTCCCGACGGAATTGTTCGACGAAGATTGGCTGCTAGTTAGGAAATTGAGCGAATACGCTGAGGCAGTTAACCGTGCTACCGAAAGTTTGGAGCCGCATCATATTTGCACCTACCTGTTTGAACTGGCGCAGGAGTTCAACCGCTATTACGAGAAAAATCGAGTTGTCGGCAGCGATAAAGAAGCGCACCGCGTCGGTCTGGTGGCGGTGTATGCTGATATCTTGAAGGCGGGACTCACCATTCTTGGTATCGTCGCCCCTGATAAATTGTAA
- a CDS encoding MmcQ/YjbR family DNA-binding protein, whose product MTHKQFEEFILSLPGVWLDYPFGEDVAVYKFGRDNNGAGKMVALVAEGSKPLRVSLKCDPLLAENLREKYETVLPGYHLNKKHWNTIICSGQLSDEEVFDLARLSYRLVAE is encoded by the coding sequence ATGACCCATAAACAATTTGAAGAGTTTATCCTCAGTTTACCTGGCGTGTGGCTGGATTATCCGTTTGGCGAGGATGTTGCGGTGTATAAATTTGGTCGGGACAATAACGGCGCAGGGAAAATGGTAGCATTAGTGGCGGAAGGCTCAAAGCCACTCAGGGTCAGTCTGAAGTGCGATCCATTGCTGGCTGAGAATCTCCGCGAGAAGTACGAGACGGTGCTACCAGGCTATCATCTAAATAAGAAACACTGGAATACGATTATCTGCTCGGGGCAGCTGAGCGACGAAGAAGTTTTTGATTTGGCGCGGTTGAGCTATCGGCTAGTGGCTGAGTAA
- a CDS encoding ribonucleotide-diphosphate reductase subunit beta: protein MGILGSGLRDGLSLHPIRYPWAYDLYNQAVANTWFPNEVQLVQDLADFEKLSDEEKHALKTVISYLNPNELLINKSLAFGIYPYVNAAEAQLYLSKQMWEEANHFMTFEYIIETFPFDREEIYAAGFGKKSLADKADFQNKHLDVMLDPNLDIYSLEGKKDFVRSLVAYNIVLEGIWFYSGFMVGMSFRQRNLLRNVGTLLDWITKDENLHLTFGINLLLTILDENPELQTQEFAEEIRGLILQAVELEKEYNKDMLPKGILGLNADYVNQYVMHMTDRRLVELGFEPEYNVANPAKWMATANDTLELVNFFESTNTSYEVNTTK, encoded by the coding sequence ATGGGTATTTTAGGTTCAGGACTACGCGACGGTTTATCACTGCATCCAATCCGCTATCCGTGGGCGTATGATTTATACAACCAAGCGGTGGCGAACACGTGGTTTCCTAACGAGGTGCAGCTGGTACAGGATTTGGCAGATTTTGAAAAACTCAGTGACGAGGAAAAGCACGCGCTCAAAACGGTAATTAGCTACCTTAACCCAAACGAGCTACTAATCAACAAGTCGCTGGCCTTTGGTATTTATCCATACGTTAACGCCGCTGAAGCACAGCTGTATCTGTCAAAGCAGATGTGGGAAGAGGCCAACCACTTCATGACCTTTGAGTACATCATCGAGACGTTTCCGTTTGATCGCGAGGAAATTTACGCGGCGGGCTTTGGCAAGAAGTCGCTGGCCGACAAGGCAGATTTCCAGAACAAGCACCTGGATGTGATGCTTGATCCAAACTTGGACATTTACTCTCTGGAGGGCAAGAAAGATTTTGTCCGCTCGCTGGTGGCGTATAATATTGTGCTGGAGGGCATTTGGTTCTATTCGGGCTTTATGGTTGGTATGAGCTTCCGCCAGCGTAACTTGCTGCGCAATGTCGGTACACTGCTGGACTGGATCACCAAGGATGAGAACTTACACCTGACCTTTGGTATTAATTTGCTGCTGACTATCTTGGACGAAAATCCAGAACTGCAAACTCAGGAATTTGCTGAAGAGATTCGCGGGCTTATCCTGCAGGCGGTTGAGCTGGAGAAAGAGTACAACAAGGACATGCTGCCAAAGGGCATCTTGGGCCTAAACGCTGATTATGTCAATCAATATGTCATGCACATGACTGACCGTCGCTTGGTCGAGCTTGGATTTGAGCCGGAGTACAACGTAGCCAACCCAGCCAAATGGATGGCTACGGCAAATGACACGCTGGAATTGGTGAATTTCTTTGAGAGCACTAATACCAGTTACGAGGTGAATACGACGAAATAG
- the pyrH gene encoding UMP kinase yields MTKRILLKLSGEQLQGEFASGFDPKRARWIAEQIKPALNSGAEIVIMVGGGNYVRGNQIIGHGIQPVSAHNIGMLSTLMNAIALADVFNDAGLPTRALSTVEINQFIDQYTFRRALSHIKKGRIVIVACGTGRPFLTTDTAALNLALEMQCDIVIKTTKVDGVYDKDPVRFPDAVKLDQLSYQDALTNPDIAVMDKAAIGLAMDEHIPVIICDLLTDGNIARAANGESVGTLIS; encoded by the coding sequence ATGACTAAACGTATCCTTCTCAAATTATCCGGCGAGCAGCTCCAGGGCGAGTTCGCCAGCGGCTTCGACCCTAAGCGGGCTCGTTGGATCGCCGAACAAATCAAACCAGCCTTGAATAGCGGTGCCGAAATCGTCATCATGGTTGGCGGCGGCAATTACGTCCGCGGCAACCAAATCATCGGCCACGGCATTCAACCTGTCTCGGCCCATAATATCGGCATGCTCTCTACCCTGATGAACGCCATCGCCCTGGCTGATGTCTTCAACGACGCTGGCTTGCCAACCCGCGCCCTGTCCACTGTAGAAATTAATCAATTCATCGACCAATACACCTTCCGCCGTGCTCTTAGTCATATCAAAAAGGGCCGTATCGTCATCGTTGCCTGCGGCACTGGCCGGCCCTTCCTGACTACCGATACCGCCGCTCTCAACCTCGCCCTAGAGATGCAGTGCGACATTGTGATCAAAACAACGAAAGTCGACGGCGTATATGATAAGGATCCGGTGAGATTTCCAGACGCTGTTAAACTTGATCAGCTATCATACCAGGACGCCCTCACTAACCCCGATATCGCCGTCATGGACAAAGCCGCCATCGGTCTGGCTATGGATGAACACATCCCGGTTATTATCTGCGACTTACTCACCGACGGCAATATTGCCCGAGCTGCCAACGGCGAATCAGTCGGCACGCTGATTTCCTAG
- a CDS encoding oligoribonuclease yields the protein MRASFKPKKILWMDLEMTGLDPVRDEILEVAAIVTDWDFTEIATYEGVVQHDPEKLRKLLDRNASFWNEHLEARRGLEEQNVSGKPLAEVERELLTFCDEYFADEPRILLGGNSIHQDRRFIDGWWPTLSKRLHYRMLDVSAWKVVFEGKYGKKFAKPEDHRALEDIRGSIMELQYYLKKVKS from the coding sequence ATGAGAGCCAGCTTTAAGCCAAAGAAGATTTTATGGATGGATTTGGAGATGACCGGGCTAGATCCGGTGCGCGATGAGATTTTGGAGGTGGCAGCGATCGTCACGGATTGGGATTTTACGGAGATTGCGACGTATGAGGGAGTTGTACAACACGACCCAGAGAAACTGAGGAAATTACTGGATCGAAATGCCAGCTTTTGGAATGAACATCTGGAGGCGCGCCGCGGTTTGGAGGAACAAAATGTGTCGGGCAAGCCGCTGGCCGAGGTGGAGCGTGAGCTACTTACGTTTTGCGATGAATATTTTGCGGACGAGCCGCGGATTTTACTAGGCGGCAATTCAATTCACCAGGATCGGCGGTTTATTGACGGGTGGTGGCCTACGTTGTCAAAAAGGCTACACTATCGGATGTTGGACGTTAGTGCTTGGAAGGTGGTGTTTGAGGGTAAATACGGCAAGAAATTTGCCAAACCAGAGGACCATCGGGCGCTGGAGGACATCCGCGGCAGTATTATGGAATTGCAATATTATCTGAAGAAGGTGAAGAGCTAG
- a CDS encoding CTP synthase, with product MIKKYIFVTGGVLSGVGKGITAASIGAVLQAKGIVVSAQKCDPYLNVDAGLLNPKEHGECFVTKDGAETDLDLGHYERFLDLELTRKNTTLSGRLLRDLIADERAGKFGGQTVQMVPHLTNSIKAAIREAAEGDVHIVEIGGTVGDYEGLSFIEAIRGFALDVGRENCLFVHVVYVPFLEASHEYKTKPAQNALADLRGFGIMPDVVAVRTEGHDKPPRSIGEKIAISSGVRREGIIMMPNVDTVYEVPLTVHRDLGKLLGEFTDNATEPNLQRWKRLAQRDTTEYAKRVTVGLVAKYIDNSDTYLSVTEALKSAAWANKSEISIKWINAETAGEADFASVDAIVVPGGFGTRGVEGKIKAAEYCIKNNKPYLGICLGLQAAVIAAARLGGVANANSEEFGAETGANVVYIMDGQQGKQSTGGTMRLGDYPAVLKSGSLAAKMYGKTEVIERHRHRYEVNQDFVQAIERGGLVISGTSPNGQLVEFIEAPHHRYFVATQAHPEFKSRPFRPHPLFDGLIRAALTK from the coding sequence ATGATAAAAAAATACATCTTTGTTACTGGTGGTGTGTTATCTGGTGTCGGTAAGGGCATCACGGCGGCGAGTATCGGTGCAGTATTACAAGCTAAAGGCATCGTCGTGTCGGCTCAGAAGTGCGATCCGTATCTGAATGTTGATGCCGGACTGCTGAATCCAAAAGAGCACGGTGAGTGCTTTGTGACCAAAGATGGCGCTGAGACTGATTTAGATTTGGGGCATTACGAGCGGTTTTTGGATTTGGAACTGACGCGGAAAAACACCACGCTGTCGGGTCGGCTGCTGCGTGATCTTATCGCTGATGAACGAGCCGGCAAATTTGGCGGCCAGACGGTACAGATGGTGCCTCATTTGACTAATTCCATCAAGGCGGCTATCCGCGAGGCGGCCGAAGGTGACGTTCACATCGTGGAAATTGGCGGCACCGTCGGCGATTACGAAGGTCTGAGTTTTATCGAGGCGATCCGCGGTTTTGCGTTGGATGTGGGGCGGGAAAATTGCCTGTTCGTGCACGTGGTGTATGTGCCATTTTTGGAGGCATCGCACGAGTATAAGACCAAGCCAGCTCAGAATGCACTGGCGGATCTTCGTGGTTTTGGCATTATGCCGGACGTGGTGGCGGTGCGGACTGAGGGTCACGACAAGCCGCCGCGCAGTATCGGCGAAAAAATTGCTATTTCGTCTGGTGTGCGCCGTGAGGGAATTATTATGATGCCAAATGTCGATACGGTATATGAAGTGCCATTGACGGTGCACCGTGATTTGGGCAAGCTGCTTGGCGAGTTTACCGACAACGCCACTGAGCCAAATTTACAGCGATGGAAACGTCTAGCTCAGCGCGATACTACTGAATATGCCAAGCGGGTGACCGTCGGCTTGGTGGCTAAATACATTGATAATTCTGATACCTACTTGTCAGTGACCGAGGCGCTAAAGTCTGCCGCTTGGGCGAACAAAAGCGAGATTTCTATCAAGTGGATTAACGCCGAGACGGCTGGTGAGGCTGATTTTGCCAGCGTTGACGCCATCGTGGTGCCGGGTGGTTTTGGTACGCGCGGCGTGGAGGGGAAAATCAAGGCGGCTGAATATTGTATAAAAAACAACAAGCCGTATTTAGGAATTTGTCTTGGCCTGCAGGCGGCGGTTATTGCGGCGGCGCGTTTGGGCGGCGTAGCGAATGCTAACAGTGAAGAGTTTGGCGCTGAGACTGGCGCGAATGTGGTGTACATCATGGATGGCCAGCAGGGCAAGCAGTCGACCGGCGGTACGATGCGCCTCGGCGATTATCCGGCGGTGCTGAAATCTGGTTCGCTTGCGGCTAAAATGTATGGTAAAACAGAGGTAATTGAGCGGCACCGCCACCGCTACGAAGTGAATCAAGATTTTGTTCAAGCGATCGAGCGGGGCGGCCTCGTGATTTCTGGCACGTCGCCGAACGGTCAGCTGGTGGAATTTATTGAAGCGCCGCATCATCGGTATTTCGTGGCTACGCAAGCTCACCCTGAATTTAAGTCGCGCCCATTCCGACCGCATCCGCTATTTGACGGGCTGATTCGAGCTGCCTTGACAAAGTAA